One segment of Lentimicrobium sp. L6 DNA contains the following:
- a CDS encoding MalY/PatB family protein encodes MKIDKKLKELPLTKSNPKTLESLFGKTDIQPFWVADMEFQIAKPIQESLKERITNSGFGYEYKPDSFFIAQKKWYDKNYGIDLNKNHLIYSPSITTTISILIENFTSESNGIITQPPVFMEFRDVIRNTKRRIVKNPLKLTEKQYQIDFKDLEEKAKIENNKILIICNPHNPVGRVWTKEELNQIVTICKENDLLLVSDEIHKDIILFDNKFTSALQFIDDYDKIVVCTSEAKTFNLCGIADSMTIIPNEDMKKSISNTFKKYNLGRTNALTRVAMESAYNQGQSWLKEVINIVEENIKSIETELENSKIELIKPQGTYQVWLDFRKVYKDTKEMFSHLTENSGIGLNAGHWFGREGALFMRMNIATSNEKVIVAIKKIIKAVPNN; translated from the coding sequence ATGAAAATCGATAAGAAATTAAAGGAATTACCACTTACCAAATCGAATCCAAAAACATTGGAATCCTTATTTGGAAAAACGGACATTCAACCATTTTGGGTTGCCGATATGGAATTTCAGATTGCAAAACCAATTCAGGAATCTTTAAAAGAAAGGATTACAAATTCAGGTTTTGGATATGAATACAAGCCTGACTCTTTTTTTATTGCTCAAAAAAAATGGTATGACAAAAATTACGGAATTGACTTAAACAAAAATCACCTGATTTATAGTCCGAGTATTACAACTACCATTTCTATTTTAATTGAAAATTTTACATCGGAAAGTAACGGAATAATTACACAACCACCAGTTTTTATGGAATTCCGAGATGTGATACGAAACACTAAACGTAGAATAGTCAAAAATCCTCTGAAGCTAACTGAAAAACAATATCAAATTGACTTTAAGGATTTAGAAGAAAAAGCAAAAATAGAAAATAACAAAATTCTAATTATTTGCAATCCTCACAATCCAGTTGGTAGAGTTTGGACGAAAGAAGAATTAAACCAAATTGTTACGATTTGTAAAGAGAATGATTTACTTCTTGTTTCAGATGAGATACATAAAGATATTATTCTTTTCGACAATAAATTCACTTCAGCTTTACAATTTATTGATGATTATGACAAAATTGTTGTTTGTACATCAGAAGCCAAGACTTTTAACCTTTGTGGAATTGCAGATTCTATGACAATCATTCCAAATGAAGATATGAAAAAATCCATTTCCAATACATTCAAAAAATATAATTTAGGAAGAACAAATGCCTTAACACGAGTTGCGATGGAATCTGCTTATAACCAAGGACAATCTTGGTTAAAAGAAGTCATAAACATCGTTGAAGAAAATATAAAAAGCATAGAAACTGAATTGGAAAATTCAAAAATTGAACTTATAAAACCACAAGGGACTTATCAAGTTTGGTTAGATTTTAGAAAAGTTTATAAAGACACGAAAGAAATGTTTAGTCATTTAACAGAAAACTCTGGAATCGGACTTAATGCTGGACATTGGTTCGGACGTGAAGGTGCATTATTTATGAGAATGAATATTGCAACCTCAAACGAAAAAGTAATTGTCGCAATTAAAAAAATAATAAAAGCAGTGCCTAACAATTAA